The Acidobacteriota bacterium genome contains the following window.
GTTGCAGATCCGACCGGAAAACTCGCTCGGTCTCAGCCGTTAATTCTGATTCAGAAAACCCGGAGGCTGGTAAAACAAGGCTTGCTCCGAGCGAGAGTGAGAGAGTTTTTAATAGGTCACGGCGATTCACTTTAGTCATATATTCGCGAAAATTGTACGGTGAAAAATTTTGTAGCGAAGCAAATATACAGCTTTGCTGCGGAATCTGAAAGCAGAGATCTACTCGACCAGCTTGGTTGGCGGCGAAACAGCCGACAATATCTAGGGCGAGACGTAACAACTAGTTTGACACATCATCCACGCGGTCAATAAACTTCCAAAGTGAATCCAGACCAGATAGCAGCCGATGAGATGGCGCCGGAAGAGGCACCGAGGGGCGGATTGACGACCAAGGTCGTCAAGGGCTCATTCTGGACGCTTGCCGGGCAGGTCGCGCCGTTGGTCGTCTCATTTGTCACGGCGCGGCTCGTGATCGGGATGCTGGGCGACAAGGGCTATGGTGTGCTGGTGTGGGTCAGCCTGATACCGACGTATTTTCTTTTTGGGGATTTTGGGATGGGAATTGCCTCGACCAAGTTCGCGTCACAGGCGTTTGCTGACGGCGATCCTGAGAAAGAAGCACGGATCGTGCGGACGACGGCATTTGTCGCCCTGCTTTCAAGCCTTCCGTTCGCGATCGCGATGTTCGCTTTCTCGACGTGGATCGCGAGGTATTTTGAGGTGCGAGAGGAGTTCCTTGCCGACGCCTCACTGGGGCTGAAACTTGCCGCGATCACGTTTGTGGTGAATTTCATGAACACGATATTCAACACACCGCAGCTCACGCGTCTGCGGATGGATCTGAATACGTTCGTGACGTCAGGGTTTCGGATGCTGGGGATGATCTCGACGCCGGTGGTTTTGTATCTTGGATTTGGGATCCCGGCTGCCGCCGGAGTCCTTTTGGGGGCAAGTTTGCTGACGCTGGCCGGACATCTGTATATTTCAGGCCGCCTGCTGCCGCAGCTTTTTGCCCTGACGCTCGAACGCGAACAGATGCGTACCTTGCTGAAGTTTGGCGGAGCTTTTGTCGGAGCCGGGCTCGCCGGTACAGTACTCGTGAATGCAGAAAAGGGCATTCTCGCGAAAACAGTTTCGACCGACGCTCTGGGGTATTACTCGATCGCATTTACGGTCGCGGCGATCGTGCCAATGTTCTCGGTCGCGATGATACAGTCGCTTATCCCGGCGTTTTCGCAGCTTCAGGGTAAGGAAGACCTGGGAAGGTTGAACGCACTATTCTCCCGCGGCCTACGGCTGAATATGATCGTTACCGTGCCGGCACTGGTCGTGCTGGCGATCGTGGCGAAAACGTTTTTGGCGCTCTGGCTCAAGGATGAGAATTTCGTTCGCGAGAGCCCTCGACCGCTTTATCTTTTGCTGTGCGGTATCGCGTTCAGCGTTCTCGCGCATTTTCCATACGCCTCGATCCTCGCGGCGGGGCGAACGGATATATTTGCGAAACTGTATTGGATCCAGCTCGTGCTATACGTTCCCTTGGTGTGGCTGCTGACGACAAAATTCGGCATCGCCGGAGCGGCGGCGGCGTGGAGCATTCGCGGGATCGTGGATACGTTTTGCCTGTTTGTGATCGCAAAGAATGTGGCGGGAGTTTCATTTCGAGTTCAGCGTGTCGGGCGGTTTTGTATGACAATACTGGTTATGGCACTGCCGCTTGCACTTTATTTTTATCTCGGCGAACTCGATATTTGGGTCGCAGCGGCGACGCTCGTGGCGTTGTCGATATACGCACTTCTGGTTTGGCGTTGGGTTCTCGAGCGTGAGGAACTGATCTGGCTCGCCGAGCGTTTGCGTCTGCCGTTTATTTCTCGATGAAGAATCTTATTATCAAATTTCTCGGAGCCTATTTCCGCAGCGGGCTTCGCGGCAGCAGCCGGTTGACGGAGTTTCTGTCTCAGCGGTTCGAATTTTTGGAAGCGGTGCCATTCGAGACGAACGGCGGCACCGTTTTCGGCGATATGCGAATGCCGGTTTATCGCGGGCTGCTCGTCTATTCGGGACAGGAGACGGACGAAGAGATCGTGATGCGAAAGTTTGTCTCGGCGGGCGAAACGGCGTTTGACATCGGCGTTTTCTGGGGCCTTTACACCGCATATCTCTCGAAAATGGTCGGGCCCACGGGCCATGTTCATTCGTTTGAGCCGAACAGCAGCCTGCATCGCTGTCTCGAGATGACCGCTGAAAAGCTTGGGAACGTGACGCTGCACGGCGTCGCATTATCGGATCGAACGGGCGAGGTCGATTTCTTTGTGCCGTGGGAAGACGCGTCGATGGCGAGCCTAACGAACTGGACAGACGACCTCGGCTGGAAGGTCAACAAAATAACCTGCCAAATGCAGCCGCTCGACGATCTGATCTCCGAGGGGAAGGCCCCGCAGCCCGACTTTATCAAATGCGATGTCGAAGGAGCGGAACTGTCAGTTTTTAGGGGAGCCAGAGCAACACTCGACCGCGTGGATGCACCGATCATAATGTTCGAGGTGAATCCGAAGTCAATGCAGGCATTTGAGGTCGAAGCAGACGCCACATTTCGCTTTCTGCAAGGCCTGGAAAATGCGGAATATCGGTTCTTTGAGGTGGTCAATGGCCGGATCGAACCGGTCTCGGATTTTTCGGGGCTGCACTTCAACAAATGGGGATTTACGAACGCGATCGCCGTGCCCGCATCAAAATGCGGTAATCTAGATATTTGAGCGAGCCGCAAAATGCCGAAAGTCAGCGTCATAATCCCGACATATAACCGGGAAAAATACATCTGCGAAAGCGTGAACAGCGCTCTGCGGCAGACGGTCGATGACCTCGAAGTTATTGTCGTCGATGATGGTTCGACTGACGATACCTCGACGCTGCTCGAAGAATTCGGATCAGACAGCCGTTTTAAGTACCAGCATCAAACAAATCAGGGCCGCTCGGCGGCACGTAATCTCGGGATTGACGCAGCAAAAGGCGATTGGATCGTTTTTTTGGATTCCGACGATCAGCTTGTGCCGAACGCGGTGGAGACGTTTCACAAGCATTCGGCTGAACATCCCGAAGCGGATGTGATCATCGGACGGGCCGAGTTCTTCGATGACGACGGGAAAACGATCCGCGGGCCTTATGCAGAAAATGTCGGTAAGGTCGCACGCGGATTTATTAGAAAGGCGTATCTTCGGGCTCTTCGCGATGTATTCTTTTCGCCGGGAAGCTACATGGTGCGTACAGATCTGATCAGGGCGAATGGGATCCATTTTGACACGGCGTATTCGGCGGCCGAGGATCTCGATTTCGCTTTTCGACTAGCCGCTCACGGCAGTCTTTTTGACACGACGGATATTGTTCAGCGATATAGATTTCATGGGACGAACACGTCAAAGACGGAAGTTCGCCGCACGGCGATCGAGGTCGCGCGAAAACACCTTGCCGAGGTCGTGCCGCAATTTCCTCTCGAAGAACAAAAGCCCGCGATAGCGAGGCTCTATCTCAATATCGGCGACAACTATTTCCTGCTCAATGACAACCGAAATGCGTTTTCGTATTATGTAGCTTCGCTGAAATACGACGCGAGCGTCGTCCGTGAATCGAACGTGATCCGGCAGATAATCTCATCGAGCATTCCCAGCGGACTACTCAAATATTTCAGATACCTGCGGCGCGGAGAGATGGAAAACTAGATGGATGCAATAAAAACGATCGCCTACAAAGCCCTCGATATCGTCACGCTCGGCCGCGGCGTAGGGCGAAACATCGGCGGTGAATACATCAAGTTTCCGGCCCGCTGGAGTAGATATTACGAGGCTGAATACGAACCCGAGACGTTTGCTTTCTTTCGACAGAATGTGAAAAAGGGCGATACCGTCCTCGATATCGGCGGGCACATCGGGCTTTTTGCGGTTGTAACCGCGAGGCTCGTTGGCGCGGGAGGAAAGGTTTACTCATTTGAACCGACGCCGTTCACGCGTGGCGTTTTGCAGGAGGTTGTTGATCTGAACGGCCTTTCGGACATTGTCGAAGTTCGCTCAGAGGCAGTTTCGTCGAAGAGCGGCCAGACGGTTTTCTTTGACACGGGCGATACGATCTCGAACGCCAATTCGCTTGTGAAAACCGAACGCAGCAAGACGGAAATTCCGATCACGCTGATCAGTGTTGACGAGTTTGTAAAAGAAAAGGGCATCAAGCCACATTGCCTGAAGATCGATGTCGAGGGTGTCGAACTCGATGTTCTCAAGGGAGCACGCGAGACTTTTCTCACGCATCGTCCAGTTGCGCGGCTCGGGCTTCATCCGCCGTTCATCACGCAGAACGGGCAGTCGCTGGATGAGATATGGGCGATCCTCGCGGAATACAAAATGCAGGTCATTTTTGAAGGCAAACCGGCCGAGAAAGATTGGTTTTGCTCACAGCCTGCTCTGTTCGACGTTAATTTGTTACCTTTTTAGTGATGCATGTCTGCCACATTTGCGACTCGTCGGTGCAGGGCGATTATTTTCGCAATATCGCCGCCGGGCTTACGCGAAAGGGCGTTCGTGTGTCATTGGTTGAGCTTGGGCCGGGAAAGCCGCCGACGTGGCTGGGAGAATTTTCGGGCGTAACGTATCGTTCGCTGAACGCAGCGGGCAAGAAGCATTATCCCGGTGCCGTCCGTCATCTTGCACGGTTTTTGAAGGCCGAGAAGGTCGATATTCTGCACACGCACCTTTTTTACTCAGGCCTCATCGGGGTTTTGACAAGGCGCTTGGGCAACCGCTCGATCGTCGCCCTGATGCGGCATCACACGAGCGTCGTGCGGATGCTCGGCTCGCGTTTTCATGTCAAAGCCGACAAGTG
Protein-coding sequences here:
- a CDS encoding FkbM family methyltransferase; amino-acid sequence: MKNLIIKFLGAYFRSGLRGSSRLTEFLSQRFEFLEAVPFETNGGTVFGDMRMPVYRGLLVYSGQETDEEIVMRKFVSAGETAFDIGVFWGLYTAYLSKMVGPTGHVHSFEPNSSLHRCLEMTAEKLGNVTLHGVALSDRTGEVDFFVPWEDASMASLTNWTDDLGWKVNKITCQMQPLDDLISEGKAPQPDFIKCDVEGAELSVFRGARATLDRVDAPIIMFEVNPKSMQAFEVEADATFRFLQGLENAEYRFFEVVNGRIEPVSDFSGLHFNKWGFTNAIAVPASKCGNLDI
- a CDS encoding glycosyltransferase family 2 protein, which translates into the protein MPKVSVIIPTYNREKYICESVNSALRQTVDDLEVIVVDDGSTDDTSTLLEEFGSDSRFKYQHQTNQGRSAARNLGIDAAKGDWIVFLDSDDQLVPNAVETFHKHSAEHPEADVIIGRAEFFDDDGKTIRGPYAENVGKVARGFIRKAYLRALRDVFFSPGSYMVRTDLIRANGIHFDTAYSAAEDLDFAFRLAAHGSLFDTTDIVQRYRFHGTNTSKTEVRRTAIEVARKHLAEVVPQFPLEEQKPAIARLYLNIGDNYFLLNDNRNAFSYYVASLKYDASVVRESNVIRQIISSSIPSGLLKYFRYLRRGEMEN
- a CDS encoding oligosaccharide flippase family protein, with the translated sequence MNPDQIAADEMAPEEAPRGGLTTKVVKGSFWTLAGQVAPLVVSFVTARLVIGMLGDKGYGVLVWVSLIPTYFLFGDFGMGIASTKFASQAFADGDPEKEARIVRTTAFVALLSSLPFAIAMFAFSTWIARYFEVREEFLADASLGLKLAAITFVVNFMNTIFNTPQLTRLRMDLNTFVTSGFRMLGMISTPVVLYLGFGIPAAAGVLLGASLLTLAGHLYISGRLLPQLFALTLEREQMRTLLKFGGAFVGAGLAGTVLVNAEKGILAKTVSTDALGYYSIAFTVAAIVPMFSVAMIQSLIPAFSQLQGKEDLGRLNALFSRGLRLNMIVTVPALVVLAIVAKTFLALWLKDENFVRESPRPLYLLLCGIAFSVLAHFPYASILAAGRTDIFAKLYWIQLVLYVPLVWLLTTKFGIAGAAAAWSIRGIVDTFCLFVIAKNVAGVSFRVQRVGRFCMTILVMALPLALYFYLGELDIWVAAATLVALSIYALLVWRWVLEREELIWLAERLRLPFISR
- a CDS encoding FkbM family methyltransferase — translated: MDAIKTIAYKALDIVTLGRGVGRNIGGEYIKFPARWSRYYEAEYEPETFAFFRQNVKKGDTVLDIGGHIGLFAVVTARLVGAGGKVYSFEPTPFTRGVLQEVVDLNGLSDIVEVRSEAVSSKSGQTVFFDTGDTISNANSLVKTERSKTEIPITLISVDEFVKEKGIKPHCLKIDVEGVELDVLKGARETFLTHRPVARLGLHPPFITQNGQSLDEIWAILAEYKMQVIFEGKPAEKDWFCSQPALFDVNLLPF